In a single window of the Acidobacteriaceae bacterium genome:
- the flhA gene encoding flagellar biosynthesis protein FlhA, with translation MKSKSLIKILHGLAEWAVPLAAVCMIFVLLVPLPSFVLDLLLTCSIAASVLVLLTAIQVLRPVEFSVFPSLILLLTLTRLSLDLASTRRILLHGSEGPSAAGAVIEAFGQFVIGGNYIVGFVLFLALVAIQFLVVSHGAVRTAEVTARFTLDALPGKQMAIDADLNAGLINEEQARARREAVAQEAEFCGAMDGAARFSQRDSIATILILAINIIAGLLIGVFQQGVPLMDALKTYTILTVGDGLVSILPSLLVSVAGGIVVTRAASKQTLGIDMRRQLVSQSMLLWIAGGVLVALGLIPGLPKISFFLLGGGLMFGGYRITRSNKQKTVALGKAEAGANKGPTDAMDRVLKLDDLTLEVGSGLVHLVDEKQGGQLLNRIKGVRKKLAQQMGFLVPPIHITDNLALRESEYVVLLRGIEIARWELRRGLLLAVSSEAGPVDLPGTETQEPAFNVAAKWIAPELQAQAIARGCAVVEPTTVLSAHLAEVIRANAHDLLSRNETKRLIDRLNESHPKLVEELIPKLLTLGELQRVLQALLREQVSIRDLGSILEALIEAAAVNKHPVALVEAARQALSRALVRPLLSADGELKVVTLDTAIEEECARAGNLQPGQITSSSLQISLARKVLDNLRGSFGADIGNAPPVLLCSSPGRFYLRRLLEPFLPKVVVVSPSEIPAVTPIRTLGVIR, from the coding sequence ATGAAGTCCAAAAGCCTGATCAAGATTCTCCATGGCCTTGCGGAGTGGGCCGTCCCTTTGGCTGCGGTGTGCATGATCTTTGTGCTGCTTGTCCCGTTGCCGAGTTTCGTGCTGGATTTGCTGCTGACATGCAGCATTGCGGCTTCGGTACTTGTATTGCTTACGGCGATCCAGGTATTGCGGCCGGTGGAATTCTCTGTATTTCCGAGCCTCATTTTGCTGCTTACACTGACGCGTCTGTCGCTTGATCTGGCGAGTACGCGCCGTATTCTCCTGCATGGAAGTGAGGGACCTTCGGCGGCGGGAGCAGTCATCGAAGCGTTCGGGCAGTTCGTCATTGGGGGGAACTATATTGTTGGCTTCGTTCTGTTCCTCGCGCTGGTTGCGATCCAGTTTCTGGTTGTGAGCCACGGAGCCGTGCGTACAGCAGAGGTGACTGCGCGTTTCACACTCGACGCACTTCCAGGAAAGCAGATGGCGATCGATGCCGACCTGAACGCCGGGCTGATCAACGAGGAACAGGCGCGAGCGCGCCGCGAAGCAGTGGCGCAGGAGGCGGAGTTTTGCGGAGCCATGGATGGAGCAGCTCGGTTCAGCCAGCGAGACTCCATAGCAACCATTTTGATCCTGGCAATCAACATCATCGCAGGGCTCCTGATCGGGGTGTTCCAGCAGGGCGTTCCGCTGATGGACGCCTTGAAGACGTATACGATCCTGACCGTTGGTGACGGCCTGGTTTCGATTCTGCCATCGCTCCTTGTGTCCGTTGCGGGTGGAATTGTGGTCACGCGTGCGGCTTCCAAACAAACCCTGGGAATCGACATGCGCCGTCAGCTTGTCAGCCAATCGATGCTGCTGTGGATTGCCGGTGGCGTGCTCGTGGCATTGGGCCTTATCCCGGGCCTTCCGAAGATTTCGTTCTTTCTATTGGGCGGTGGGCTGATGTTTGGCGGTTATAGGATTACGCGGTCAAACAAGCAAAAGACCGTCGCGCTCGGGAAGGCGGAGGCAGGCGCGAACAAAGGACCAACGGATGCGATGGATCGCGTTTTGAAGTTGGACGATCTGACCCTCGAAGTTGGCTCGGGGCTTGTCCATCTAGTGGATGAGAAGCAAGGTGGGCAACTGCTGAATCGCATAAAAGGCGTGCGCAAGAAACTGGCTCAACAAATGGGATTCCTAGTGCCGCCGATTCATATCACGGATAATCTCGCGTTGCGAGAGAGTGAGTACGTCGTACTGTTGCGCGGGATCGAGATTGCCCGATGGGAGCTTCGGCGCGGACTTTTGTTAGCAGTAAGCTCCGAAGCGGGACCTGTCGATTTGCCGGGCACAGAGACACAAGAGCCGGCTTTCAATGTCGCAGCAAAATGGATTGCTCCAGAATTGCAGGCGCAGGCCATTGCCCGTGGATGCGCCGTGGTGGAACCGACAACGGTTCTGAGTGCCCACCTTGCAGAAGTTATCCGGGCGAATGCTCACGACTTACTCTCGCGCAACGAGACCAAGAGGCTGATCGACCGCCTGAACGAGTCGCACCCGAAACTTGTAGAGGAGCTGATCCCTAAGTTGCTCACGTTAGGAGAACTGCAGCGGGTGCTGCAAGCGTTGTTGCGTGAGCAGGTATCTATCAGGGATCTGGGTTCAATTCTGGAAGCGCTGATTGAGGCCGCGGCGGTCAACAAACACCCTGTGGCTTTGGTGGAGGCTGCGCGGCAGGCGTTGAGCCGTGCTTTGGTGCGCCCGCTGCTCTCGGCTGATGGTGAGTTGAAGGTGGTCACGCTTGATACGGCGATTGAAGAAGAGTGCGCGCGAGCGGGAAATCTGCAGCCAGGCCAGATCACTTCGAGCTCCCTTCAGATATCACTTGCGCGCAAAGTGTTGGACAATTTGCGGGGCAGCTTTGGAGCAGACATAGGCAATGCTCCGCCGGTGCTCCTCTGCTCATCTCCAGGAAGGTTTTACCTTCGAAGGTTGTTAGAGCCGTTTCTGCCGAAGGTGGTGGTCGTGTCGCCATCTGAGATTCCAGCCGTAACGCCGATACGCACTCTTGGAGTCATTCGGTGA
- a CDS encoding EscU/YscU/HrcU family type III secretion system export apparatus switch protein: MPESDKTQKATPHRRKKAREQGQLARSREFGSVVAVLGAAITFCALSGDMAAHWSRFYEGLLVAASDSDFSASGPVLFWSSVEVLRWIVPVLLVAMLLSVGVTLAQGGLNFAPAALRLRFERLSGSSRMSEMFSFATLNNLAKSLLPFIAIAILGISTIQAHWSELTRASGEDIRTLILRVGALIGSLGWKAALVLFVWASVDYVLTWRQAEGRLRMSHDEVRREHKENDGNPFTKGRIRKRQRTMRQRKPLQAAATATLVVTNPTHFAVALRYEHSMQVPEVVAKGCDLLAQRIKSIAQDNNVPVMESKPLARALYATVEVGQAIPSELYQAVAEILVVVFRAQAELREREAMRRARNAAGEAIRQI, from the coding sequence ATGCCTGAGTCGGATAAGACACAAAAGGCGACACCCCACCGACGTAAGAAGGCGCGTGAACAAGGCCAGCTTGCTCGATCACGCGAATTCGGCAGCGTCGTAGCGGTGTTGGGAGCCGCGATCACGTTCTGTGCACTGAGTGGTGACATGGCCGCACATTGGTCGAGATTCTATGAAGGTCTTTTGGTCGCTGCGTCCGATTCGGATTTCAGCGCGAGCGGTCCCGTATTGTTCTGGAGCAGCGTCGAAGTGCTGCGATGGATTGTGCCAGTACTCCTGGTGGCCATGTTGCTATCGGTCGGAGTCACTCTGGCACAAGGAGGATTGAACTTCGCGCCAGCCGCACTGAGGCTTAGATTCGAGCGCCTCAGTGGGAGCAGCCGGATGAGCGAGATGTTCTCCTTTGCGACGCTGAACAACCTGGCCAAGTCGCTGCTGCCATTTATAGCAATAGCGATTCTTGGGATTAGCACGATTCAAGCTCATTGGAGCGAGTTGACGCGGGCGTCGGGTGAAGATATTCGCACGCTGATTCTTCGGGTAGGTGCGCTCATTGGCAGCCTCGGGTGGAAGGCTGCGCTCGTGCTGTTTGTGTGGGCATCGGTCGATTATGTGTTGACATGGCGGCAAGCCGAAGGCAGGCTGCGGATGAGCCACGATGAAGTACGGCGCGAGCATAAAGAGAACGACGGCAATCCGTTCACAAAAGGCCGCATTCGCAAACGGCAGCGGACGATGCGGCAGCGAAAGCCGCTGCAAGCCGCGGCGACAGCGACGCTGGTTGTAACGAATCCAACTCATTTTGCTGTTGCACTGCGGTATGAGCACTCGATGCAGGTGCCTGAGGTGGTCGCAAAAGGGTGCGACCTGCTTGCGCAACGAATAAAGAGTATTGCTCAAGACAACAATGTGCCGGTGATGGAAAGTAAGCCGTTGGCGCGAGCGCTGTATGCCACGGTTGAGGTGGGGCAGGCGATTCCCTCTGAGCTTTATCAGGCGGTAGCAGAGATTCTGGTTGTTGTCTTTCGTGCGCAGGCAGAATTGCGCGAGCGCGAAGCGATGCGCAGAGCTCGTAATGCAGCAGGAGAGGCCATAAGGCAAATATGA
- the fliR gene encoding flagellar biosynthetic protein FliR: protein MDVAPFGTIYAQPAVGFPRSVTVIEIPLLKIIVAFLAISVRITGLLLFAPFFGSMSVSPQIKAGLVVAFSVLLYPIASRRLMTLDLGHWPAVVVGELLIGAAMGIATNLVFDAVQMAGQVLSIQMGFSLATLLDPQTQADSTVVAMFHQTIAMLIFLRMDVHLWLLEAIGRSFELLPPGAMHLTAAFTMLAVRAGGEVFVLGLQMAAPVFSATLLTDFALGLLGRASPNMPLMLLGPPVKMLLGLAVLFAALKYWPAMLANFFESSMNLSNHLLLVAR, encoded by the coding sequence ATGGATGTGGCGCCATTTGGCACTATATACGCTCAGCCTGCTGTCGGATTTCCACGGAGTGTTACGGTGATCGAAATTCCACTGCTGAAGATCATCGTTGCATTTCTTGCGATCTCCGTTCGCATCACCGGCCTCTTGCTGTTCGCTCCGTTCTTCGGAAGTATGTCGGTTTCACCCCAGATCAAGGCTGGGCTGGTCGTTGCGTTTTCGGTGTTGCTATACCCGATCGCTTCTCGAAGGCTGATGACTCTCGATCTCGGCCATTGGCCCGCGGTTGTAGTTGGTGAGCTGCTGATCGGTGCCGCGATGGGAATCGCCACCAACCTCGTGTTTGATGCGGTGCAGATGGCGGGACAGGTCTTGAGCATCCAAATGGGATTCTCACTGGCGACGCTACTTGATCCACAGACCCAAGCCGACTCGACGGTTGTCGCGATGTTTCATCAGACAATTGCCATGCTCATCTTTCTGCGGATGGACGTCCACCTATGGCTACTCGAAGCGATCGGTCGGAGCTTTGAGCTATTGCCGCCAGGAGCAATGCATCTCACCGCTGCATTCACGATGCTGGCTGTACGCGCCGGGGGAGAAGTATTCGTGCTCGGGCTGCAGATGGCAGCGCCGGTGTTCTCTGCCACGTTGTTGACGGATTTCGCTCTTGGCCTGCTCGGTAGAGCCTCTCCAAACATGCCTTTGATGTTGCTTGGACCTCCGGTGAAGATGCTGCTGGGTCTGGCTGTCCTATTTGCCGCACTCAAGTATTGGCCGGCGATGTTAGCCAATTTCTTTGAGAGCTCGATGAACTTATCGAATCACCTTCTGCTAGTGGCCCGGTAA
- a CDS encoding flagellar biosynthetic protein FliQ: MGTDQVIMLARAMLVEVALLVAPLLLVTVAVSFVVNIVQVLTSLQDQTLSSVPRLLATGMALFLLMPWMWRHLALYTLSLLSDFHGVLR; encoded by the coding sequence ATGGGGACCGACCAGGTCATTATGCTGGCCCGCGCGATGCTTGTAGAGGTTGCGCTGCTTGTTGCGCCGTTACTTCTTGTTACCGTTGCAGTCAGCTTCGTCGTGAATATTGTGCAGGTTCTTACATCTTTGCAGGACCAGACGTTATCGTCCGTGCCTCGATTGCTTGCCACTGGAATGGCCTTGTTTCTGCTAATGCCATGGATGTGGCGCCATTTGGCACTATATACGCTCAGCCTGCTGTCGGATTTCCACGGAGTGTTACGGTGA
- the fliP gene encoding flagellar type III secretion system pore protein FliP (The bacterial flagellar biogenesis protein FliP forms a type III secretion system (T3SS)-type pore required for flagellar assembly.) — MPAWSDGSAASASPNRQSSGSPASHVPAASAGGIKITGLGSSSAPWTIVVLLTILALIPSLMICLTPFARLLVVFHFLRQALGLQTTPSNQTLIGLSLVLTFFIMQPVGEQIYQDAFVPFESGRVTALEAVSLGAEPLRHFMAHYVREKDAALFVDLAHVPRARTVDDIPMRVMMPAYIVSELRAGFQIGAVLFLPFLVVDMVVASITNSIGMMQLPPVVISTPLKLMLFLMVDGWHLLVGALMRSFS; from the coding sequence ATGCCGGCATGGTCCGATGGAAGTGCGGCGTCGGCATCGCCTAATCGACAATCGAGCGGTTCGCCGGCGTCGCATGTGCCAGCCGCGTCTGCTGGAGGTATCAAGATCACTGGACTGGGAAGCAGTTCTGCGCCATGGACGATCGTTGTGTTGCTGACGATCCTGGCGCTGATTCCGTCCTTGATGATTTGCCTGACGCCTTTCGCAAGACTGCTGGTGGTCTTTCACTTTCTTCGGCAGGCGCTTGGATTGCAGACAACTCCATCGAACCAGACGCTGATCGGGTTGTCGCTGGTGCTGACGTTCTTCATCATGCAACCGGTAGGCGAACAGATTTACCAGGATGCATTCGTGCCTTTCGAAAGTGGCCGGGTTACTGCGCTCGAGGCAGTCTCGCTGGGCGCGGAGCCTTTACGCCACTTCATGGCCCACTACGTGCGTGAGAAGGATGCTGCATTGTTTGTGGATCTCGCGCATGTACCCCGCGCGCGGACGGTCGATGACATTCCAATGAGGGTCATGATGCCTGCCTACATCGTGTCGGAGCTGCGGGCTGGATTCCAGATCGGAGCAGTGCTGTTCCTGCCCTTCCTGGTTGTCGACATGGTAGTAGCGTCGATCACCAATTCGATTGGAATGATGCAGCTGCCTCCAGTCGTGATCTCAACGCCTTTGAAGTTGATGCTCTTTCTGATGGTGGATGGCTGGCACCTGCTCGTTGGTGCGTTGATGCGGAGCTTCAGCTAA
- a CDS encoding flagellar biosynthetic protein FliO has product MSAQAETSDHAVMFTRAATSSRAGRSSYSLGSALGFVSRWMRSRSRALMAGRASRRLSVSETVSLGEKRFVSILCVDGEQFLVGGSSSNVVLLAKLDKSYAAGSDRTNGGESFSEMISRAGGDEKRNVSPRVVDRGAGL; this is encoded by the coding sequence ATGAGTGCCCAGGCAGAAACATCGGATCACGCTGTGATGTTTACGAGAGCAGCGACATCAAGCAGAGCAGGCCGATCATCGTACAGCTTAGGGAGCGCCTTAGGATTTGTATCTCGGTGGATGCGTTCGCGCAGTCGTGCACTCATGGCTGGACGTGCTTCACGGAGGCTAAGCGTTAGTGAAACGGTATCGCTAGGTGAGAAGCGCTTCGTCTCGATTCTGTGTGTCGACGGAGAGCAGTTCCTCGTGGGGGGTAGCTCATCAAACGTTGTCCTGCTCGCAAAGCTGGATAAGAGTTACGCAGCGGGCAGTGACCGGACGAACGGCGGCGAGTCCTTCAGTGAAATGATCTCGCGCGCAGGAGGGGATGAAAAGCGAAACGTTAGTCCGAGGGTCGTAGACCGAGGGGCTGGCCTATGA
- a CDS encoding FliM/FliN family flagellar motor C-terminal domain-containing protein: MANVVAEDKPVLELASGHTIVEDDADPLMRVQMLPCRLVLEVPVIDFSVGTLMRLEPGSIVETTAQHNEDLLLHVNGQLVGTVKFDVTRDRLAVRLTGVA; encoded by the coding sequence ATGGCGAATGTTGTGGCGGAGGACAAGCCGGTGTTGGAACTGGCTTCGGGGCACACGATCGTGGAAGACGATGCCGATCCCCTGATGAGAGTGCAAATGCTTCCGTGCCGACTGGTCCTCGAAGTTCCGGTGATCGATTTCAGCGTAGGGACGCTCATGCGTCTGGAACCGGGATCGATTGTCGAAACGACAGCGCAACACAACGAGGATCTGCTGCTGCACGTCAACGGACAGCTTGTCGGTACCGTGAAGTTTGATGTTACGCGAGATCGCCTGGCAGTCAGATTGACAGGTGTCGCATGA
- a CDS encoding flagellar hook protein FlgE — MSLSTALSGLNAAETALQTISNNLANMNTDGYKSQTSTFADLFYQTYGNSGSGNPIQTGLGVQVTGTSQDFSNGAVASTGVSSNMALNGAGFFVVQNSSGAQTYTRNGDFTTNASGQLTTLGGQLVMGYPVMNGVVSASSALQPINVGSGTSAPATPTANFSVTANLNAGTAANGTFQSPISVYDSLGNSHVLTINYTLTAPNTWSYNVTVPSSDLQGGTGSTTQIATGTLNFNNSGQLVSPASPIALSIGSLADGASNMNLNWQLTDASGNSLLTQTASASSNNATSQDGFASGVLSSYSVLSDGTVDGTFSNGQTRAIGQVAVASFANTEGLTLDGDNQYSATAASGAAVIGAAGTAGRGTIAGSSVEQSNVDMATQFSELIVYQRAYEANAKAITAFDQMEQATIQMKS; from the coding sequence ATGTCATTGTCCACAGCGCTCTCAGGCCTTAATGCCGCAGAAACCGCACTTCAAACGATCTCAAACAACCTGGCCAACATGAATACGGATGGCTATAAGTCTCAGACCTCGACCTTCGCAGATCTGTTCTACCAAACGTACGGAAACAGTGGAAGTGGGAACCCCATTCAAACCGGGCTGGGAGTGCAGGTCACGGGTACTTCCCAGGACTTCAGCAATGGCGCCGTAGCATCGACGGGCGTGAGCTCGAATATGGCACTCAATGGCGCGGGTTTCTTTGTTGTGCAGAATAGTTCCGGAGCGCAGACATATACGCGCAACGGCGATTTCACGACGAATGCCTCAGGTCAACTGACTACACTCGGCGGCCAGTTGGTTATGGGATATCCGGTGATGAACGGCGTTGTATCGGCGAGCAGTGCTTTGCAACCGATCAACGTGGGGTCGGGAACGTCGGCGCCCGCGACGCCAACCGCGAACTTTTCAGTGACTGCGAATCTGAACGCGGGCACAGCGGCGAATGGCACATTCCAGTCGCCCATCAGCGTGTACGACTCGCTCGGCAACTCACACGTGCTGACGATTAACTACACACTTACGGCGCCAAATACATGGAGCTATAACGTGACGGTTCCATCCAGCGACCTTCAAGGGGGGACGGGCTCCACAACGCAAATAGCAACGGGCACGCTGAACTTCAACAACTCGGGCCAACTGGTATCTCCCGCGAGCCCGATTGCGCTTTCGATCGGATCTCTCGCTGATGGCGCATCCAACATGAATCTGAATTGGCAGCTCACGGATGCGAGCGGTAACTCGCTGCTGACTCAGACAGCCAGTGCGTCGAGCAACAACGCGACCAGTCAGGATGGCTTTGCCTCAGGAGTGCTGAGTTCTTACTCGGTGCTGTCGGACGGCACAGTGGATGGTACGTTTTCGAATGGTCAGACACGCGCAATCGGCCAAGTTGCGGTCGCGAGCTTTGCCAATACAGAGGGGCTCACGCTTGATGGCGACAACCAGTATTCCGCGACGGCGGCATCTGGCGCCGCGGTGATCGGAGCGGCGGGTACAGCGGGACGAGGAACGATTGCCGGCTCGTCGGTCGAACAGTCGAACGTAGATATGGCAACGCAGTTCTCTGAGTTGATTGTGTACCAGCGGGCGTATGAGGCGAACGCCAAAGCGATTACGGCGTTCGATCAGATGGAGCAGGCAACGATTCAGATGAAGAGCTGA